In Plasmodium vinckei vinckei genome assembly, chromosome: PVVCY_13, a single genomic region encodes these proteins:
- a CDS encoding condensin-2 complex subunit G2, putative: protein MYQKVLDNIKEVSEFKLLCKKKTELLNIFKSCKNKDIGEIWIYLGNKLEDHINHEKLNFDEENKTLLFLEEKDRQYLLCCISFIFLYLQHLENNEKKNKHISFDEYFEALFNKITELHFMLSDKDVRESFGKCLLQICELNLKDSIFSENIKINVLLFLLWRCCSSEGKGADISKLKKYKDFCKYIKWETPEKTIDSFCLLCSYSLNLPKFYENADGKLFLSYVWVQHESIASHLFSKMVHNTVLISYEAINHYCEIIYMAWKNCSGEMQFVVENQIEYLVQFSIKCPIKIASRFRYLLNIFHTNKGDKNVNNLIFKIYDPVIWRNLMSANWKIRFNTVCIFQLIFPVVDPCIKNINYLQEMEKAYNALFDMCEDENSCVLQAIAKCICYVINELWEIISEEKRTKLFDTLINKLLRGKSYDNVKTEVVLGFCEMAKNKKINKIFMKIFDRIKYLINDKCLRVRKFFIILVLELNKNINPSFSNEIDYNELNKRITKDFFTFNIECCIKKLSYLKQEHHEKINNKEICEFLRLASNLITYSMWDCDIKEQAKKCINLLNEYPVLMICISKFSTNLKLIERYNLACVLFEITNIKLREEDNMFLLKKIEDKNNIHCKNYLKKYLLLKDPILNKKFIRYSSLLICIYNFLKLKNDEEIVICNSEHVQEFLKTQFSEKFFIDSINTLMQPYYFKILKHINLDMDNYLSIHKYGCRQLNSLYKIKNENMCKSCIIPLFFKWGMLETFFKKNIECLNKSTEYIFSNLNANEIVTSNDCEDIDNTTYSESDGSSSDIGSSSSYSDTVEKSGKESIIKEGIEKECKNKKTNKTDYIIDNNEGEKKSLKKKQLANQKEMNALIFLSIVVKKKKYHNSLFKNYSNIIHNFICKFNYILLHMFEKIYMKDFILPAQLISKHNDEKKINKMDKDIVKLPLYDKIKIEKYMCLYVSFFFLGFNIYFKQNNISCDWDLLISNTTKCIEIINSINFINEIEITKNIGFSKNDNTISNNIQLEDQKREWATYISIIIHLTIYFLDMVEYTISMKKLDIEYTDFNNFIKNIFLFYKCYEIISSDQKKMIELYLKIWNRLRSFLLVLLNFDYFENKLENKLSIVNTFFLFTYDIVPKKSIEDMLKKYNLAYKQKETFNDFLQNFKKNNNNIDYMERHIKNTQEIFDNMLSQKMKTKRG from the exons atgtatcaaAAAGTTTTAGACAACATTAAGGAGGTATCTGAATTCAAATTgttatgcaaaaaaaag ACTGAATtattgaatatatttaaatcatgtaaaaataaagatatcGGAGAAATTTGGATATATTTGGGAAATAAATTAGAGGATCATATAAAtcatgaaaaattaaatttcgatgaagaaaataagacattgttatttttg gaGGAAAAAGATAGACAGTATCTCTTATGTTGTATAAGTTTCATCttcttatatttacaacatttagaaaataatgaaaaaaaaaataaacacatTTCTTTTGATGAATATTTCGAagcattatttaataaaataactg aaCTTCACTTCATGTTAAGTGATAAAGACGTGAGGGAATCATTTGGAAAATGTTTATTACAAATTTGtgaattaaatttaaaagataGTATATTTTCtgagaatataaaaataaatgttttattatttttgttatggAGATGTTGTTCTTCGGAG GGAAAAGGTGCAGATATTAgtaaacttaaaaaatataaagacttttgtaaatatataaaatgggaAACACCAGAAAAAACAATAGATTCATTTTGTCTCTTGTGCTCCTATTCATTAAACCTTCCgaaattttatgaaaa TGCTGATGggaaattatttttgtcatATGTATGGGTTCAACATGAATCTATTGCCTCTCATTTATTTAGT aAAATGGTTCATAATACTGTCCTCATATCATATGAAGCAATTAACCACTATTGTGAAATTATCTACATGGCATGGAAA AACTGTTCTGGTGAAATGCAATTTGTAGTAGAAAACCAAATCGAATATCTCGTACAATTTTCTATAAAGTGCCCCATTAAAATTGCATCGCGTTTTAGATATCTTCTGAATATATTTCACACAAATAAGGG ggataaaaatgttaataatttaattttcaaaatatatgacCCAGTTATTTGGAGAAACTTAATG TCTGCTAACTGGAAAATTCGGTTTAACACCGTGTGCATTTTTCAGCTGATTTTCCCTGTTGTG GATCCCtgcataaaaaacataaattatttgcaAGAAATGGAAAA AGCCTATAATGCCCTCTTTGATATGTGCGAAGATGAAAATTCGTGTGTTTTACAGGCAATAGCCAAATGTATTTGTTAt GttataaatgaattatgggaaataataagtgaagaaaaaaggacaaaattatttgatactttaataaataaactttTAAGGGGTAAAAGTTATGATAATGTGAAAACAGAGGTGGTTTTAGGTTTCTGTGAAATGgcaaagaataaaaaaatcaataaaatatttatgaaaatatttgatagaattaaatatcttataaatgataaatgcTTAAGAGTtcgaaaattttttattattcttgtattagaattaaataaaaatataaacccGAGTTTTTCTAATGAAATTGATTAcaatgaattaaataaaagaataacAAAAGACTTTTTCACATTTAACATTGAATgttgtattaaaaaactatcatatttaaaacagGAGCAtcatgaaaaaataaataataaagaaatctGTGAATTTTTAAGGTTAGCCTCAAATTTAATAACCTATTCTATGTGGGATTGTGATATAAAAGAACaagcaaaaaaatgtatcaacttattaaatgaatatCCTGTTTTGATGATATGTATAAGTAAATTTTCTACTAATCTGAAATTAATTGAAAGATATAATTTGGCTTgtgttttatttgaaataaCGAATATTAAATTGAGGGAAGAGGATAACATGTTTTtgcttaaaaaaattgaagataaaaataatattcattgtaaaaattatcttaaaaaatatctttTGTTAAAGGATcctattttaaataaaaaatttattcgATATTCATCTcttttaatatgtatatataattttttaaaattaaaaaatgatgaagaaaTAGTAATATGTAATTCTGAACATGTTCAGGAATTTTTAAAGACACAGTTTTCagaaaaattttttatagacagtataaatacattaatgcaaccatattattttaaaatattaaaacatataaatttagatatggataattatttaagtatacataaatatggtTGTAGACAATTAAATAGtttgtataaaataaaaaatgaaaatatgtgTAAATCATGTATTattcctttattttttaaatgggGAATGTTAgaaactttttttaaaaagaatattgaatgcttaaataaatcaactgaatatatattttccaatTTAAATGCTAATGAAATTGTTACATCAAACGATTGTGAAGATATAGACAATACAACATATAGTGAGTCTGATGGAAGCTCTAGTGATATTGGTAGTAGTAGCAGTTATAGTGATACCGTTGAAAAATCGGGTAAAGAATCTATCATAAAAGAAGGAATAGAAAAGGAatgtaaaaacaaaaagacAAATAAAACCGATTATAttattgataataatgaaggagagaaaaaaagtttaaaaaaaaaacagttAGCCAATCAGAAAGAAATGAATGCattgatttttttgtctatagttgttaaaaaaaaaaaatatcataattcattatttaaaaattattcaaatataatacacaattttatttgtaaatttaattatatattattacatatgtTTGAAAAGATTTATATGAaggattttattttacctGCACAGTTAATATCAAAAcataatgatgaaaaaaaaataaataaaatggataaagatattgtaaaattaccattatatgataaaataaaaatagaaaaatatatgtgtttATATGTctcattcttttttttgggttttaatatatattttaagcaAAATAACATATCCTGCGATTGggatttattaatatcaaATACAACAAAATGTattgaaataattaattctataaattttataaatgaaattgaaataacaaaaaatattggattttcaaaaaatgataatactATCAGTAATAACATTCAATTGGAAGACCAAAAAAGGGAATGGGCCACCTACATcagtattattattcatttaaCAAT ATATTTTCTCGATATGGTTGAGTATACTATATCAATGAAAAAGCTCGATATTGAATATACagattttaataattttataaaaaatatatttttattttacaaatgTTACGAAATAATAAGTAGTGatcagaaaaaaatgatagaactctatttaaaaatatggaataGATTACGCTCCTTTCTTTtagttttattaaattttgattACTTTGAAAATAAACTCGAAAATAAGCTAAGCATAGttaatactttttttttatttacttatGATATAGTTCCCAAGAAAAGTATAGAAGACATgctaaagaaatataatttagcatataaacaaaaagaaacatttaatgattttttacaaaatttcaaaaaaaataataataacatagATTATATGGAAAGgcacataaaaaatactcaggaaatatttgataatatgCTATCACAAAAgatgaaaacaaaaaggGGATAG
- a CDS encoding ubiquitin-protein ligase, putative, with protein sequence MCRLKRFIKQSFVVIYITLFVLFFQKCIFTHEHSENPKKENDLFIEAYEALDRAEYIKSFVILKHCVHYDIRCLTLIGVFYYLGLKPVERDPITALYAWKVSSNYGSSDAQFYLAIMYSNYFSLPNIYSYYVDESEELDIIEEKKIEGIKKNVILFRSYIFLTAKYLKSILASNLNKKSKEKDGVPNENDNSQSIPKIYFTTDNKMIIRTKNIRYNIDELEAYFNNLENFPYIDHYQTIKNKKIYYGSNYGLSLLYYYSSSLANHAGSILALGNRYMHGSGVDESCETASKLFIRLTNEILNSSSDDNMKFESIDLIKLSIPHYDKYNVNNKKIKNIEMFLESSLHNNHAILTMIARRYLTGSDGTDKNYEKAHMYLLKAEKFNNSEAISLLGYMYILGLGVKKDYNKALNYFIKGKKLNDPLSYNGLGYMHFFELGPMKKYIENGKKKINQELAFYYFDLAAKNNLSVAQFNLGCLYLSGVGTVQSFQNAFYWFYKASNNGNILAAYMIGFMNYNGIIVSHNCNMALSLLSKVAEKNYFILNTTKRIIKYNETGRTREAMFLMAQLAETGNVQAQINLAHSITTSDFSLFLPTNSKSKYIYSSRYLSMAADSHHLKSVFTLGDYAYSGDGLYIYVIQKNNLQYNNLYDLGNTECLYNSVGGADSECFKNKKMNSLSRKSTSSDELNMDDRKIISKDFVDEQGIIFNNNWRFRYTYRFVFNQIDYELAYKHYRAIISYYPNNPYAIQTISRACYNLGFMHYYGIGVAKNIDKSLIYFNSSIKIYSSHKIPSTLLIFYIKMNTYLYKIKKQFNNLKKIWSL encoded by the exons ATGTGTAGGCTTAAAAGATTTATTAAGCAATCATTtgttgtaatatatatcacattatttgttttattttttcaaaaatgtatatttaccCATGAACATTCTGAAAACCCGAAGAAGGAAAATGACCTTTTTATTGAAGCTTATGAAGCATTAGATAGAGCAGAATATATCAAATcttttgtaattttaaaGCATTGTGTTCATTATGATATaag GTGCTTGACTTTAATTGGGGTATTTTATTACCTCGGATTGAAACCAGTGGAAAGGGATCCAATAACTGCTTTATATGCATGGAAAGTAAGTTCAAATTATGGAAGTTCGGATgctcaattttatttagcTATTATGTATTCAAACTATTTTTCACTACCCAACATATATTCTTATTATGTTGATGAAAGTGAAGAACTAGACATAATCgaagaaaagaaaatagaaggtataaaaaaaaatgtaatattatttaggagttatatatttttaactgCCAAATATTTAAAGAGTATATTAGCAagtaatttaaataaaaaaagcaaaGAAAAAGATGGAGTaccaaatgaaaatgacaATTCTCAAAGTATCcctaaaatatattttactacagataataaaatgataatacgaacaaaaaatattagataCAATATTGATGAATTAGAGGCATACTTTAACAATCTAGAAAATTTCCCTTATATTGATCATTATCAAAccattaaaaataagaaaatatattatgggTCAAACTATGGATTAAGtttattgtattattatagtAGTAGTTTAGCAAATCATGCAGGAAGTATTTTGGCATTAGGGAATAGATATATGCATGGAAGTGGTGTTGATGAAAGTTGCGAAACAGcatctaaattatttataagatTAACgaatgaaatattaaattcaaGTAGTGATGATAATATGAAATTTGAATCCATAGATTTAATAAAACTAAGTATACCAcattatgataaatataatgtaaataataaaaaaataaaaaatatagaaatgtTTTTAGAGTCATCATTACATAATAATCATGCAATTTTAACTATGATAGCTCGACGATATTTAACAGGTAGTGATGGAAcagataaaaattatgagaAAGCTCATATGTATTTACTGAAGGcagaaaaatttaataattccgaagctatttcattattgggatatatgtatatattaggTTTGGGTGTAAAAAAAGATTATAATAAGGCacttaattattttataaaaggtaaaaaattaaatgatcCGTTAAGTTATAACGGTTTAGGATATATGCACTTTTTCGAATTAGGGCCTATGAAAAagtatatagaaaatgggaaaaaaaaaataaatcaagaattagcattttattattttgatttagCTGCAAAGAATAATTTATCAGTTGCTCAATTTAATTTGGGTTGTTTGTATTTAAGTGGAGTTGGTACTGTTCAATCATTTCAAAATGCATTTTATTGGTTTTACAAAGCTTCaaataatggaaatattttaGCAGCATATATGATTGGGTTTATGAATTATAATGGGATAATTGTATCTCATAATTGTAATATGGCTTTATCTCTTTTATCAAAAGTTgctgaaaaaaattattttattttaaacacaactaaaagaattataaaatataatgaaactGGAAGAACTCGTGAAGCAATGTTTTTAATGGCACAGCTTGCTGAAACAGGAAATGTGCAAGCCCAAATTAATTTAGCACATAGTATTACTACTTCAgatttttctctttttttgcCAACTAATAgtaaatcaaaatatatatattcaagtAGATATCTATCTATGGCAGCAGATAGTCATCATTTAAAATCAGTATTTACTTTAGGGGATTATGCGTATTCAGGTGATGGGTTATATATCTAtgttattcaaaaaaataatcttcaatataataatcttTATGATTTAGGGAATACAGAATGTTTGTATAATTCTGTAGGGGGTGCAGACAGcgaatgttttaaaaataaaaagatgAATAGCTTGAGTAGGAAAAGTACAAGTAGCGATGAATTAAACATGGAtgatagaaaaataatatcaaaAGATTTTGTAGATGAACAaggaataatatttaataataattggaGATTTAGATATACATATAGATTTGTATTTAATCAAATTGATTATGAATTAGCTTATAAACATTATAGAGCTATTATATCCTATTATCCAAATAATCCATATGCTATTCAAACAATTTCTAGGGCTTGTTATAATTTAGGGTTTATGCATTATTATGGTATAGGAgttgcaaaaaatattgataaatcattaatttattttaattcatctattaaaatttattcatCTCATAAAATACCATCTACcttacttattttttatattaaaatgaatacttatttgtataaaataaaaaaacaatttaataatttaaaaaaaatttggtccctttaa
- a CDS encoding U3 small nucleolar RNA-associated protein 12, putative, whose product MVKSYDRYEFEDCFGIVNSRSSNCIFFNSSHILTGHDEGVSLWNIQEKEIKKKLTVPFVPPYYFFTYHVTYMCLSEKNKNILAVGYMNGSIRLFDIFQNKILSTFSGHTSAICKLKFNKGNYLCSCSKDTNIILWDIVNDKGMYKLEGHTNAVNDIEFLEIENNDVENFINNNLLVSVSKDGLIKVWDLNIQMCVQTIVDCEDEINCLVVNESNTRLIVACNNTLRIYKIDLFSNIKDKFTNSKIYITFLSVIKRPNNCKIVNMKICLLVEDESGLKPEDSSFLIPQNEEVLGNAISNNQISGNNDDSTGIEEDKKISILNNSLDNTNKICNRTSYSINGDNNGILICCSNLKKIEIYKINSIQNQKKSEKQRKKRYIKKLIKKKNNIINEQTKILKFKGKTSIDYINLSQRLNQIENALLIHNKYDIHTVKDEIKYVFYYTCKFKLQNIDIYKKRKQDTSVCLLVSYATNCLDIFQINLFDILNNHDMFIVKADEDEQIENEKGDESEVEDEVENDEEDENDDEEESDDEENEEEEEDDMPKRAAPKVVEKIIYDYSKCFKEICQINNGHNNSVDFINLSENNELLISICKKYVKIWNLKNYQNIITLKLEGCTSAIFYEHDEYIIISNDIGEIMLYELKNIELKYTLKGHANKIITLYQNPKEKKNFLSVGMENYLKIYCLTTEKGSENEEEENDNSYASDEEEENEKVKLNKSTIRFKEVDYYNLTDKVSCAMYSPNGQYICIGYLNNLIEVLYSDTLKLHLTLYGHSLPITCMDISKDNKILASSSSDKFLFIWNLEYGSINKRLHINCDVLTKIKFFNETNHLISISSDGYIKMWDAIKFQCICTIDGKFGILTSLTISLDDNFFITSGSHKSIRCWKRGEDLIFLEEEREKELNLEIEKEATRNDLSYPSSVEKNVILNKATVKTIEVIKSSEKLIEYLDIIEEEITLLETYYKNLTEYQEAKAKNELPDFVQPPTKPTSRPELLNQNPYEFIVKIMCNIKNNILNEILISLPFFYAYKLLIYMKTYLMSFYFFQRIQENHNKYLACGSFNFYVEYVINIILSIINIYRNQFLFDTNFRFLLYELHQLIIPNLKNNADICTFNQTTLNFLANAIDDDEINGDLTFNLKGEQKEDEFVHAPVEEAAQ is encoded by the exons atggtgAAGTCTTATGACAGATATGAGTTTGAAGATTGTTTTGGGATTGTGAATTCCAGAAGCTCGAactgtattttttttaatagcaGTCATATACTAACTG GCCATGATGAAGGAGTAAGTTTGTGGAATATTCaggaaaaagaaataaagaaaaagttGACTGTCCCATTTGTACctccatattatttttttacatatcaTGTAACATATATGTGTTTAAGTGAGaagaataaaaacattttggCAGTTGGTTATATGAATGGTTCTATTAGATTATTTgacatttttcaaaataaaatattatcaactTTTAGTGGTCATACATCAGCTATttgtaaattaaaatttaataaaggaaattatttatgttcATGTAGTAAagatacaaatataatattatggGATATAGTGAATGATAAGGGTATGTATAAATTAGAAGGACATACTAATGCTGTTAATGATATTGAATTTTtagaaattgaaaataatgatgtagaaaattttataaataataatttattagttAGTGTATCTAAAGATGGATTAATTAAAGTATGGgatttaaatatacaaatgtGTGTTCAAACTATTGTTGATTGTGAAGATGAAATTAACTGTTTAGTAGTCAATGAAAGTAATACTCGATTAATAGTAGCATGTAATAATACActaagaatatataaaattgatttattttcaaatataaaagataaatttacaaattcaaaaatttatatcacCTTTTTATCTGTTATTAAAAGACCCaataattgtaaaatagtaaacatgaaaatatgtttattggTTGAAGATGAAAGTGGATTAAAACCTGAGGATTCTTCTTTTCTTATTCCTCAAAATGAGGAAGTACTAGGTAATGCCATAAGTAATAATCAGATTAGTGGCAATAATGATGATTCAACAGGAATAgaagaagataaaaaaattagcattttaaataattcgttagacaatacaaataaaatttgtaacAGAACTAGCTACTCTATAAATGGGGATAATAATGGTATCCTTATTTGTTGTtctaatttaaaaaaaatagaaatatataaaataaattcaatacaaaatcaaaaaaaatctgAAAagcaaagaaaaaaaagatatataaaaaaattaattaaaaaaaaaaataatattattaacgagcaaacaaaaatattaaaatttaaaggAAAAACAAGTATAGATTATATTAATCTATCTCAAAGATTAAACCAAATTGAAAACGCATTATtaatacataataaatatgatatcCATACTGTAAAAGATGAGATTAAATAtgtgttttattatacttgtaaatttaaattacaaaatatagatatatataaaaaaagaaaacaagATACTTCTGTTTGTCTTTTAGTATCTTATGCCACGAATTGTTTGGATATCTTTCAAATTAACCTCTTTgatattttgaataatcATGATATGTTTATTGTAAAGGCTGACGAGGATGAGCaaattgaaaatgaaaagggCGATGAAAGTGAAGTTGAAGATGAAgttgaaaatgatgaagaagatgaaaatgatgatgaaGAGGAAAGTGATGATGAGGAGAACGAGGAAGAAGAGGAGGATGACATGCCAAAACGGGCAGCACCAAAAGttgtagaaaaaataatatacgaCTACTCTAAATGTTTCAAAGAAATATGTCAAATTAATAATGGACATAATAATTCTGTTGATTTTATTAACTTAtcagaaaataatgaactACTAATTTcgatatgtaaaaaatatgtaaaaatatggaatttaaaaaattatcaaaatataataacattaAAATTGGAAGGATGTACAAgtgctattttttatgagcATGATgagtatataataataagtaATGATATTGGTGAAATAATGttatatgaattaaaaaatatagaattaaaatatacattgAAAGGACAtgctaataaaattattactttatatcaaaatccaaaagaaaaaaagaattttttatcagTCGGTatggaaaattatttaaagatTTACTGTCTTACTACTGAAAAGGGTTCTGAAAATGaggaagaagaaaatgacaATTCCTATGCAAGTGACGAAGAGgaggaaaatgaaaaagtaaAACTAAATAAAAGCACAATCCGATTTAAAGAAGttgattattataatttaacaGATAAAGTAAGTTGTGCTATGTATTCACCAAATGgacaatatatatgtataggatatttaaataatttaattgaaGTATTATATAGTGATACTTTAAAATTGCATTTAACTTTATATGGTCATAGTTTACCAATAACATGTATGGATATATctaaagataataaaatattagcTTCTAGTTCATcagataaatttttatttatttggaaTTTAGAATATGGTAGTATAAATAAGAGATTACATATTAATTGTGAtgtattaacaaaaataaaattttttaatgaaacTAATCACTTGATAAGTATATCTTCAGAtggttatataaaaatgtgggATGCCATTAAATTTCAATGTATATGTACAATTGATGGTAAGTTCGGTATCCTTACTTCTTTAACTATTAGTCTAgatgataatttttttataacttcTGGTAGTCACAAAAGTATAAGATGTTGGAAAAGGGGAGAggatttaatatttttagaggaagaaagagaaaaagaattaaatttaGAAATAGAAAAAGAAGCTACTCGAAATGATTTATCATATCCATCATcagttgaaaaaaatgttatactAAATAAAGCTACAGTAAAAACTATTGAAGTTATAAAATCAagtgaaaaattaattgaaTATTTAGATATTATAGAAGAAGAAATAACTTTATTAGAAacttattataaaaatttaacagAATATCAAGAAGCAAaagcaaaaaatgaattaccAGATTTTGTACAACCACCAACTAAACCAACATCAAGACCTGAATTATTAAATCAGAACCCATATGAatttattgtaaaaataatgtgtAACATTAAgaacaatattttaaatgaaattttaatttctttaccttttttttatgcatataaattattaatttatatgaaaacCTATTTAAtgtctttttatttttttcaaagaATCCAAGAAaatcataataaatatttagcATGTGGaagttttaatttttatgtagaatatgttattaatattattttatcaattataaatatttatagaaatcaatttttatttgacaCAAATTTTagatttcttttatatgaattacATCAATTAATTATACCCAACCTCAAAAATAATGCAGATATATGTACCTTTAATCAAACTACCTTGAACTTTTTAGCAAACGCAATTGATGACgatgaaataaatggaGACCTGACCTTCAACCTTAAGGGAGAGCAAAAGGAAGACGAGTTTGTCCATGCCCCAGTCGAAGAAGCTGCCCAATAA
- a CDS encoding SNARE protein, putative: MDIFFYSEEIDNLLEDYRKLLNEFQNAIKGNEKNNSIVKKYCDDINFITERIKTAKDAYFIEIRNLPEDEQDNYINKIRGKVSILENLNIQYEFLKNKLKYENKQDENKNNEINRLKYITPKELEIRGNFIQDQTEQSIFRMKNMVDESEQITRIAGVKLIEQNEKLRKVKDKVDDVDTNVSSAKETLKEIMKEAASDRFIRLLSIMIFIVLVILITVILLTRK, from the coding sequence atggacatatttttttactctGAAGAAATTGATAACCTTTTGGAGGATTATAGAAAATTGTTGAACGAATTTCAAAATGCGATTAaaggaaatgaaaaaaataattcaatagtaaaaaaatattgtgatgatataaattttataacagAAAGAATAAAAACAGCTAAGgatgcatattttattgaaatAAGGAATTTACCAGAAGATGAACaggataattatataaataagatTAGGGGGAAAGTATCAATATTAGAAAATTTGAATATTCaatatgaatttttaaaaaataaattaaaatatgaaaataaacaagatgaaaataaaaataatgaaataaatagactcaaatatataacaccAAAAGAATTGGAAATTCGAGGAAATTTCATTCAAGACCAAACAGAACAATCCATTTTtagaatgaaaaatatggtTGATGAATCAGAACAAATAACTAGAATAGCTGGAGTAAAATTAAttgaacaaaatgaaaaattaagaaaAGTTAAAGATAAAGTAGATGATGTTGATACAAATGTATCGAGTGCAAAGGAGAccttaaaagaaataatgaaaGAAGCCGCTTCTGATCGATTTATTCGACTTTTATCTATTatgatttttattgtattagTTATTCTTATTACTGTAATACTACTTACGAGGAAGTAG